Proteins from a single region of Candidatus Bathyarchaeia archaeon:
- a CDS encoding AAA family ATPase — protein sequence MASKRRVASNDDQLSEFLFGSVRPWWDRQPWFRRLFVIPLKSVDKSYSRWSKARVSPRRFKKIQERLDREYPPEKFSPANLIGRDKEFNILMDSFRLHVLRHPMLAKYFGREELPKAICLAGDSGTGKTFLTMVALRQMLLEGYRSGVLVTPVILKGSDVYSEFYGKSTRQLGRFLDYASSVPSVVYIDEFQSFGRKVRGETGAEIEDTRLQDELNRWLDKIVSGKTRTLVVVATNAYEKIREDIRRRLTKVSLNDGVTREMLLAVVEDSIKREAWTGLKAEDLLDLMEREVTMRRRASLTPSDIQEIFREVRKSKEAPLREKFRDSRNLYANIERPKISVKIDDFVVAARNIKLYSEQEKSQEVTDAVYVSKPKVNREDVGGLHDVKNKILNHIALAFNPSMAELGHQSNPRFFLMGPPGTGKTLLAMVAAAENNVGFIKVRGGELMSGANYMGDPEKRVKDLFSLVRQKSPCILLLDEADAIFWGGDPSSNKILAQVKAELSELRPEDRVVVIATSNKEQLIDQATRDRFEPNIYYVHPPQNDSEWNEVVGIHLRKFSRYLHSEVDAAKITKMFRRQRILSPRGAAETVSEAHRMWASEVAAAREVAQAKGKETSLQAISLRYQDDLDRLDQLLAIYKNEGTPLTPDQVNQDNYKIRLFHFQRAISSLESLEDKEHREIAEALILSQAIPGVTYGLYTSDRGSGGILTIQCTVRPINAGERHVSVTGQASSMMLGQSFVPDDSVIQSATNAVEAVRSWLWLKARANLSRFHVAFQIRSILEGAPGQGVSGPSAGYAMLNALVSELSGIPIPQSRVMTGTIGLKMDVGPVGGLGGRGREAGKLVGILKAEKIKVTDLLVPESNFKNASDEMKMIQDEGIIVHPIANAPDGWPILFSTNAEDLAKKIRTSLIERESVVDMGLGSSRPVGSAGA from the coding sequence GTGGCATCGAAAAGAAGAGTCGCGTCAAACGACGATCAATTGTCAGAATTCCTCTTCGGGTCCGTAAGACCATGGTGGGACAGACAACCATGGTTCAGGCGATTGTTCGTCATTCCACTGAAGTCGGTAGACAAGTCCTACTCCAGATGGAGCAAGGCCAGGGTATCGCCCCGACGTTTCAAGAAAATTCAAGAGCGCCTAGACAGAGAGTATCCGCCGGAGAAATTTTCGCCAGCAAACCTCATCGGGCGAGACAAGGAGTTCAACATTCTAATGGATTCCTTCAGACTGCACGTTCTAAGACATCCGATGCTTGCAAAGTACTTCGGCCGCGAAGAGCTCCCAAAGGCAATCTGCCTCGCCGGTGATAGCGGAACAGGAAAAACGTTTCTCACCATGGTCGCGTTGAGACAAATGCTTCTGGAGGGCTATCGAAGCGGCGTGTTAGTCACACCCGTCATTCTGAAAGGCTCAGATGTATATTCAGAGTTCTACGGAAAGAGCACCCGGCAACTAGGTCGATTCTTGGACTATGCGAGTTCGGTCCCGTCAGTAGTCTACATCGACGAATTCCAAAGCTTCGGTAGAAAAGTGAGGGGAGAAACTGGTGCGGAAATAGAGGATACAAGGCTGCAAGACGAGCTTAACCGATGGCTCGACAAGATAGTTAGCGGAAAAACCCGGACGCTTGTTGTCGTCGCGACAAATGCCTATGAGAAAATTCGAGAAGACATACGGCGGCGGTTGACCAAGGTCAGTCTTAACGATGGAGTAACCCGAGAAATGCTTCTTGCCGTTGTTGAGGACTCGATAAAACGAGAAGCATGGACAGGACTGAAGGCGGAGGACCTCCTCGACTTGATGGAGAGGGAAGTTACTATGAGACGGAGAGCCTCACTCACGCCTAGCGACATTCAGGAAATCTTTCGTGAGGTTAGGAAATCCAAGGAAGCACCACTGAGGGAGAAGTTCAGAGATAGTCGAAACCTTTACGCGAACATCGAGAGACCAAAAATATCTGTGAAGATTGATGACTTCGTCGTGGCGGCAAGAAACATCAAGCTATACTCAGAGCAAGAAAAGTCGCAAGAAGTGACGGACGCCGTTTACGTGAGCAAACCCAAGGTGAACCGAGAAGATGTTGGAGGCCTACACGATGTCAAGAACAAGATTCTCAACCATATCGCACTTGCCTTCAATCCCTCAATGGCCGAGCTGGGACACCAGTCCAACCCGCGATTCTTCCTGATGGGTCCACCGGGCACGGGCAAGACTCTGCTGGCGATGGTAGCTGCCGCGGAGAACAACGTGGGATTCATCAAGGTCAGAGGCGGCGAACTCATGAGCGGGGCGAACTACATGGGTGACCCCGAGAAAAGGGTCAAGGATCTCTTTTCACTGGTGCGACAGAAGAGTCCCTGCATACTGCTGCTGGACGAAGCGGACGCAATCTTCTGGGGAGGAGACCCCTCGAGCAACAAAATCCTCGCCCAAGTAAAAGCAGAGCTGAGTGAACTGAGACCAGAGGACAGAGTTGTTGTCATCGCAACCTCAAACAAAGAACAACTGATCGACCAGGCCACCCGTGACAGGTTCGAACCCAACATCTACTACGTCCACCCACCACAAAACGACAGCGAATGGAACGAAGTCGTCGGAATACACCTGAGAAAGTTCAGCAGATACCTACACTCGGAAGTCGACGCCGCAAAGATCACCAAGATGTTCCGGCGACAGCGAATTCTCAGCCCAAGAGGTGCTGCGGAGACAGTCTCTGAGGCTCATCGAATGTGGGCATCGGAAGTTGCTGCGGCTCGAGAGGTCGCCCAGGCTAAGGGCAAGGAAACCTCTCTTCAGGCCATCTCGCTCAGGTATCAAGACGATCTCGACCGGCTCGACCAGTTACTAGCGATCTACAAAAACGAAGGGACTCCCCTCACCCCTGACCAGGTGAACCAAGACAACTACAAGATACGACTCTTCCACTTCCAGCGTGCGATCTCAAGCCTTGAATCCTTGGAAGATAAAGAGCATAGAGAAATCGCGGAGGCCTTGATTCTCTCCCAAGCGATACCTGGAGTCACGTATGGTCTCTACACGAGTGATAGGGGAAGTGGAGGTATCCTGACTATTCAGTGCACGGTCAGACCCATCAATGCTGGGGAGAGGCACGTGTCGGTTACTGGCCAAGCAAGCTCGATGATGCTCGGACAGAGCTTCGTTCCCGACGATTCCGTGATACAAAGCGCAACCAATGCTGTCGAGGCCGTCAGGTCATGGCTGTGGCTGAAAGCTCGGGCGAACCTCTCAAGGTTCCACGTAGCGTTCCAGATACGATCCATTCTTGAAGGCGCCCCCGGCCAGGGAGTGTCGGGTCCAAGCGCGGGCTACGCGATGCTGAACGCGCTAGTCTCAGAACTGTCGGGAATCCCGATCCCACAGTCGAGAGTGATGACCGGAACGATAGGACTCAAAATGGACGTTGGCCCCGTAGGCGGGCTCGGTGGAAGAGGCAGAGAGGCCGGGAAGCTGGTGGGCATTCTGAAGGCTGAGAAGATCAAGGTCACCGATTTACTGGTGCCTGAGTCCAATTTCAAGAACGCTTCCGACGAGATGAAGATGATTCAGGATGAAGGAATCATCGTTCACCCAATCGCGAACGCCCCCGACGGATGGCCGATTCTCTTCTCGACGAACGCCGAAGACCTGGCGAAAAAGATCCGAACATCTCTCATCGAGAGAGAGTCAGTAGTGGACATGGGACTCGGTTCATCGCGACCCGTTGGAAGCGCAGGGGCCTAG
- a CDS encoding GMP synthase subunit A, with protein sequence MTTIPVVYVKGQYNHLIVRNLKELGVESKLQPPSIPLEQLEAMHPDALVMGGGPQSVRSPDQLTGELADAARLIRQVKLPMLCICVTHQLLATAFGGVTEAARKPEFGPVEISVLEDGRILEGLGPRFTAWESHNDEVVKAPEDFQVMARSSNCAVEAIRHNSRDVYGVQFHPEVSHTTKGVDLFKNFLQIVEEDK encoded by the coding sequence ATGACCACAATACCAGTCGTTTACGTCAAAGGCCAATACAATCATTTGATTGTCCGAAACCTCAAGGAGCTGGGAGTGGAATCCAAGCTACAGCCACCCTCTATTCCCCTCGAACAACTCGAAGCGATGCACCCAGACGCGCTCGTTATGGGCGGTGGCCCGCAAAGCGTAAGATCTCCTGATCAGCTCACGGGAGAGTTGGCCGATGCTGCTCGACTGATAAGACAAGTCAAACTCCCAATGCTGTGCATCTGCGTTACCCACCAGCTACTTGCCACGGCTTTCGGTGGAGTCACTGAAGCTGCTCGGAAGCCTGAGTTCGGTCCAGTCGAAATCTCGGTATTAGAAGATGGTCGGATTCTCGAGGGATTAGGGCCGCGTTTTACCGCGTGGGAGTCGCACAACGACGAAGTGGTGAAGGCCCCCGAGGACTTCCAGGTTATGGCAAGATCGAGCAACTGCGCCGTTGAAGCTATCAGACACAATAGTAGAGACGTCTATGGAGTCCAGTTCCACCCGGAAGTATCGCACACAACGAAAGGGGTAGACTTGTTCAAGAACTTCCTACAAATCGTCGAAGAGGACAAGTAA
- a CDS encoding 2,3-bisphosphoglycerate-independent phosphoglycerate mutase, with amino-acid sequence MLIVDGMADRPLIDHDYKTPLEFANTPNMDRLAKGGLVGQLDPISPGVRAGSDVANLALLGYDPAKYYTGRGALEAIGAGIELRPGDVAFRCNFATVDDDFRVEDRRAGRIRKGTSKLAKAVDAIKIDGVQGIRTIFKATVDHRAVLVLRGEKLSRMVSDVDPKEEGAKIQISKALDGSEEAKRTSAAVNEFVKRSHEVLREHPLNQERANEGEKAANIVLTRGAGTTPNLPSFKSMFDLRGCCISGTPMIQGIATIAGMEVMDVKGATGGIKTDYEAKAKAVIEGSKDKNFVLVHVKAPDIAGHDGDFKGKVRTLEEVDTLVGHIIDEVDIGLNYVALTADHATPVGYGAHTGDPVPVVIGGPDVPASRVLKLSEASAARGNLGRIRGLDLMPIITDLVGRSRLYGS; translated from the coding sequence TTGCTAATAGTCGACGGAATGGCGGACAGACCCTTGATCGATCATGATTACAAAACACCTCTGGAATTCGCGAACACTCCAAATATGGATAGGCTGGCCAAGGGGGGCCTTGTTGGCCAACTTGACCCCATATCTCCAGGGGTACGCGCTGGAAGTGATGTAGCGAACCTCGCGTTGCTAGGATATGATCCTGCGAAGTACTACACGGGACGTGGTGCTCTGGAAGCGATAGGTGCTGGAATCGAACTTCGCCCGGGTGATGTAGCGTTCCGGTGCAACTTTGCGACTGTCGACGATGATTTTCGGGTTGAAGATAGACGGGCCGGACGAATTAGAAAGGGAACTTCAAAGCTAGCTAAAGCGGTTGATGCGATCAAAATTGATGGAGTGCAAGGGATCAGGACGATCTTCAAGGCGACAGTAGATCACAGGGCGGTTCTAGTTTTGCGTGGTGAAAAACTGTCGCGAATGGTTTCTGACGTGGACCCGAAGGAAGAAGGTGCGAAGATCCAGATTTCGAAAGCGCTTGACGGAAGCGAAGAGGCAAAACGGACATCTGCAGCAGTCAACGAATTCGTCAAGAGATCACATGAAGTGTTGCGAGAACATCCGTTGAATCAGGAACGAGCGAACGAAGGTGAGAAGGCAGCGAACATTGTATTGACAAGGGGAGCGGGGACAACTCCGAATCTTCCAAGCTTCAAGTCGATGTTCGACCTCCGCGGATGCTGCATTTCTGGAACCCCGATGATCCAAGGAATAGCGACCATCGCAGGCATGGAAGTCATGGACGTCAAAGGTGCGACCGGTGGAATCAAGACAGACTACGAGGCAAAGGCCAAAGCGGTGATCGAAGGGAGCAAGGACAAGAACTTCGTTCTCGTCCATGTAAAAGCGCCCGACATCGCAGGTCACGACGGCGATTTCAAAGGCAAAGTCAGAACCTTGGAGGAGGTGGACACCCTTGTGGGTCATATTATCGACGAGGTTGATATTGGGCTGAACTATGTTGCGCTGACCGCCGACCACGCTACTCCAGTAGGGTACGGAGCTCATACTGGGGACCCTGTGCCAGTTGTAATCGGTGGTCCCGACGTCCCTGCGAGTCGGGTTCTCAAGCTCAGCGAGGCTTCAGCCGCCAGGGGAAACCTCGGAAGGATACGGGGTCTTGACCTGATGCCGATAATCACCGACCTCGTTGGTCGAAGCAGGCTCTACGGCTCCTAG
- a CDS encoding ATP-binding protein: protein MTHEFVKKQLDISAPLILDLNLVAIDLDPAWNFSTGETWSQLQLPRVAFSALQVPSNCPRQVVAYRRILACSRGEKEEGTGRTAKRRNKLSQSGLAKMGKRLSVAVQGFHPSSFLSEETARLRELAQDKKVISAVSGGVDSTVATLVAREALGDKLLPIMMDTGFLRAGEPESVKERLAKSPTSLKLRLIHASGRFLSSVKGETTAEEKRKKFRETFYQVLKEEAEKEDCEYILQGTIAPDWIETQGGIKTQHNILEQVGIDPSTTYGFKIIEPLADLYKDQVRALGRHLNLPSELSERQPFPGPGLLVRCIGNVTKEKVRVLKEATRIVETALAPFNYEQYFSAVIENRFAREPSTKTLSGAAGDALGLPKSEIQAEVFEDRVTGVKGDQRCYGLLAGVKLSEESRETYGWLQDRLRLLQAGLVERFPDVTRVALLVKERRGGGPFSMIVRAVSTRDFMTAAVSPAPWKILKDIAQEILKGEDVSRVYYDITPKPPGTIEFE from the coding sequence ATGACGCATGAATTTGTGAAGAAGCAACTTGACATCTCGGCCCCTCTCATCCTCGATCTCAATCTTGTTGCCATCGACCTTGATCCTGCCTGGAATTTTTCGACTGGAGAAACTTGGTCGCAGCTTCAGCTTCCCCGGGTAGCATTTTCAGCTCTACAAGTACCATCTAACTGCCCTAGACAAGTCGTGGCCTATCGTCGCATTTTAGCCTGTTCAAGAGGCGAGAAGGAGGAGGGCACTGGTAGAACAGCCAAAAGAAGGAATAAATTGTCGCAGTCGGGTCTGGCCAAGATGGGCAAACGGTTGTCGGTGGCGGTTCAAGGGTTCCACCCTTCAAGCTTCTTGTCCGAAGAGACCGCAAGGCTGCGCGAACTCGCCCAAGACAAGAAAGTCATCTCGGCAGTATCAGGAGGCGTCGACAGCACCGTCGCTACACTGGTCGCGAGAGAAGCTCTCGGCGACAAACTCCTACCGATCATGATGGACACAGGCTTTCTCCGGGCTGGGGAACCTGAAAGTGTCAAAGAAAGATTGGCAAAGTCTCCTACTTCTCTGAAACTGCGATTGATCCATGCTAGCGGTCGATTCCTATCCTCCGTCAAGGGAGAAACAACCGCGGAAGAAAAGAGGAAAAAGTTCAGAGAGACATTCTACCAAGTTCTCAAAGAAGAAGCCGAGAAAGAAGACTGCGAGTACATTCTTCAGGGGACCATTGCTCCTGACTGGATTGAGACGCAGGGCGGTATCAAGACCCAACACAATATCCTGGAACAAGTGGGAATAGATCCTTCGACAACCTACGGTTTCAAGATCATCGAACCTCTGGCAGACCTCTACAAGGATCAGGTGAGAGCGCTCGGACGCCATCTGAATCTTCCAAGCGAGCTGTCAGAGAGACAGCCGTTCCCTGGTCCAGGGCTTCTTGTCAGATGCATTGGAAACGTAACTAAGGAAAAGGTTCGAGTGCTTAAAGAGGCAACAAGAATAGTTGAGACAGCGCTAGCTCCCTTCAACTACGAGCAGTACTTTTCAGCCGTAATCGAGAACAGGTTCGCTAGGGAGCCCTCGACTAAAACACTCTCAGGGGCGGCAGGTGATGCCCTTGGACTTCCAAAGTCCGAGATCCAGGCCGAGGTTTTTGAAGACCGAGTGACTGGAGTGAAGGGCGACCAAAGATGCTACGGACTACTGGCCGGGGTCAAACTCTCAGAAGAATCCCGCGAAACCTACGGCTGGCTCCAAGATCGACTTCGACTGCTCCAAGCTGGACTCGTGGAAAGATTTCCGGACGTCACTAGGGTCGCGTTGCTCGTCAAGGAGCGAAGAGGTGGAGGACCCTTTTCTATGATCGTCAGAGCTGTTTCGACCAGGGACTTCATGACCGCCGCAGTCTCCCCTGCACCGTGGAAAATCCTCAAAGACATCGCCCAGGAGATCCTGAAAGGAGAAGACGTCAGCCGAGTCTACTACGATATTACGCCCAAACCACCCGGAACCATCGAGTTCGAATAG
- the topA gene encoding DNA topoisomerase I, producing the protein MKTLIVCEKPDAAQRIARALDEENLPQKFESQGVPYFECRRKTERIIVCSALGHLYGVDSKGRSSRRSYPIWDYHWAPKHQVDKASVRLARWVRLIASIATAADRYINACDYDIEGSVIGHTVLQYACNGAHTKALRMKFSTMTEKELRLAFQKLDSNPEFPLVDAGKCRHELDWLYGINLSRLLTESALRQGRGYATLSTGRVQGPTLGFVVEREEEISNFVPVPYWTIQATIGHNGKTYSLEYEKDRLVSQAEAENVRDQCRDVPLEVKAVESREIQQYSPYPFDLSNLQTEAYRHFGYSPARTIVFAERLYLDALISYPRTSSQRLPPDIGYAEILHGIATHADYRSLVAKLMTKGSLRPNNGPKDDPAHPAIFPTGESPKRPLSSGEAKLYDLISRRFMASLAESSLKTSTRVILAHNNHRFFLSGSHIVRLGWVEFYRPYVFDDSKPLPDLRIGDRAKVQDIKAVENFTQPPHRYNPSSLLKKMEEASIGTKATRAGIIDLLYARSYVREERMKASELAGKIIETLSVYCPLIIDSSFTANLENLMQDIQSGTASRRRVLVEALEYLRPIMLSLAENEEKIGSMLSDVIVAQRVADVTLDGPCPKCGLKLAIVRSRGTGKRFIGCSGKWETGCNFALPLPQFGALTLLSRRCNACGFQMVQARSGRRRPLISCPRCYAAKARETKPTPNVNKIPTRISGEAAPAT; encoded by the coding sequence ATTAAGACCCTGATTGTTTGCGAGAAGCCTGACGCGGCTCAACGCATCGCAAGGGCACTAGATGAAGAGAATCTCCCGCAGAAATTCGAGTCTCAAGGTGTTCCCTATTTTGAGTGCCGCAGAAAGACGGAACGGATCATAGTTTGCTCGGCCCTTGGACATCTCTACGGTGTTGACTCGAAAGGTCGATCCAGTAGACGTTCCTACCCTATCTGGGACTATCATTGGGCCCCAAAACATCAGGTCGACAAGGCATCTGTAAGACTAGCTCGATGGGTCCGCTTGATCGCCTCCATTGCAACAGCCGCCGATCGTTACATCAACGCGTGTGATTATGACATTGAAGGATCGGTCATAGGTCACACGGTACTGCAATACGCTTGCAACGGAGCTCACACCAAGGCACTCAGAATGAAATTCAGTACAATGACCGAGAAGGAGCTCCGACTCGCTTTTCAAAAGCTAGATTCAAACCCGGAATTTCCCTTGGTGGATGCGGGAAAGTGCCGGCATGAACTAGATTGGCTTTACGGGATCAATCTCTCGCGACTCCTAACAGAATCAGCCTTGAGGCAGGGCAGAGGCTACGCGACGCTTAGTACCGGAAGAGTACAAGGCCCAACGCTCGGCTTCGTCGTAGAACGAGAGGAGGAGATATCCAATTTTGTCCCTGTTCCATACTGGACAATACAGGCCACAATCGGCCACAATGGCAAGACCTACAGCTTAGAATACGAAAAAGATAGGCTCGTCTCTCAAGCTGAGGCCGAGAATGTCCGCGACCAGTGTCGTGACGTTCCACTTGAGGTCAAAGCGGTGGAATCCCGAGAGATTCAACAGTATTCCCCCTACCCGTTTGACTTGTCGAATCTTCAAACCGAGGCCTATCGACACTTTGGCTATTCTCCTGCAAGGACGATTGTCTTTGCCGAGAGATTGTATCTTGATGCTCTAATTTCCTACCCAAGGACATCTAGCCAGAGACTACCCCCCGATATTGGGTATGCCGAAATCTTGCATGGAATCGCAACTCATGCTGACTACCGGTCGTTAGTCGCCAAGCTCATGACCAAAGGCAGTCTTCGTCCGAACAACGGTCCCAAAGATGACCCAGCTCACCCTGCAATCTTCCCTACAGGCGAATCTCCCAAACGACCCCTTTCGAGTGGTGAGGCCAAGTTATACGATCTCATCTCGCGACGATTTATGGCCTCGCTTGCGGAATCCAGCCTCAAGACAAGTACGCGGGTAATTCTCGCCCATAACAACCACAGGTTCTTTCTTTCGGGTTCACATATCGTCCGCTTGGGCTGGGTTGAGTTCTACCGGCCCTATGTGTTTGATGACTCAAAACCTCTACCCGACTTAAGGATCGGTGACCGAGCGAAGGTTCAGGACATCAAAGCCGTCGAGAATTTCACGCAACCACCTCATCGTTACAATCCAAGTAGCCTCTTGAAGAAAATGGAAGAGGCAAGCATCGGTACAAAGGCTACACGAGCAGGCATCATCGATCTTCTCTACGCGCGGAGCTACGTTAGGGAAGAACGGATGAAGGCGAGCGAACTCGCAGGCAAGATAATTGAGACTCTCTCAGTATATTGTCCTTTGATTATCGACTCGTCATTCACCGCGAATCTGGAGAACTTGATGCAAGACATCCAGAGTGGGACCGCCTCCAGACGCCGCGTACTGGTTGAAGCTCTAGAGTATCTTCGGCCAATCATGCTCTCGCTGGCAGAAAACGAAGAGAAGATTGGTTCTATGCTGTCAGATGTCATCGTAGCACAAAGGGTAGCTGATGTCACCCTTGACGGTCCTTGCCCGAAGTGCGGGCTGAAACTTGCTATCGTCCGAAGTCGTGGGACCGGCAAAAGATTCATCGGTTGCAGCGGCAAGTGGGAAACGGGATGCAATTTTGCTCTTCCGCTACCGCAATTCGGCGCTCTTACCCTACTGAGCCGTCGTTGCAATGCCTGTGGATTTCAGATGGTTCAAGCACGATCAGGAAGGCGTAGACCCTTGATTTCATGTCCACGCTGTTATGCAGCGAAAGCTAGGGAAACGAAGCCCACACCCAACGTGAATAAGATTCCGACACGGATATCGGGGGAAGCTGCGCCTGCTACTTGA
- the speB gene encoding agmatinase, protein MSRAKLYLSTRVPFTGISASYDRSRFVFFGVPYDKTSTYKAGSRFAPGVLRDVSANMELYSVRSGVDLEKVPVHDWGDVDIVESLADTLSRVRSVCSELFEAKKIPIMAGGEHSITKAAADALPKDTALVSFDAHLDLRDEFLGEKLSHATFMRRVSEQLGSDHIMEVGIRAFSKSELDFTRSTGVTTITPQDLRKTGLPKTAERIKGFLSAFSHSYVTVDIDVLDPAFAPGIGNPEPDGLTTDELLTLVDATMEKNSIGLDLVEVSPQLDSGQTAAVGVKVIFEAIAALSTRSHDS, encoded by the coding sequence TTGAGCCGAGCAAAGCTATACCTCTCAACAAGGGTTCCATTCACTGGCATATCCGCTAGCTATGACAGATCACGTTTCGTCTTTTTCGGCGTTCCCTACGACAAGACGAGCACGTACAAGGCTGGATCAAGGTTTGCACCTGGAGTCCTCCGAGATGTCTCGGCTAACATGGAACTCTATAGCGTAAGATCAGGAGTGGATTTAGAGAAAGTGCCGGTTCACGACTGGGGAGACGTTGATATCGTCGAGAGCCTCGCCGACACTCTCAGCAGAGTCAGGTCTGTTTGTTCCGAGCTGTTTGAGGCAAAGAAGATTCCGATAATGGCTGGCGGAGAACACTCTATAACTAAGGCAGCGGCCGATGCCCTGCCGAAAGACACGGCTCTCGTCAGCTTCGACGCTCATCTTGATCTGCGAGATGAATTTCTGGGAGAGAAACTCTCTCATGCCACATTCATGCGGAGAGTGTCCGAGCAGCTTGGCTCAGACCACATCATGGAAGTCGGTATCCGCGCCTTCTCAAAGTCCGAACTGGATTTCACAAGAAGCACAGGAGTCACAACGATTACTCCGCAGGACCTGAGGAAAACTGGGCTTCCAAAGACAGCTGAGAGAATCAAAGGGTTCCTGTCAGCGTTTTCCCACAGTTATGTGACAGTCGATATCGACGTGCTTGATCCAGCATTTGCCCCGGGTATCGGAAATCCTGAACCAGACGGGCTCACAACAGACGAGCTTCTAACGTTGGTTGATGCAACAATGGAAAAGAACAGTATCGGCTTAGATTTGGTCGAAGTTTCTCCACAGCTCGACTCGGGCCAAACCGCCGCGGTCGGTGTAAAGGTCATATTCGAGGCGATTGCAGCCCTGTCAACGCGGAGCCATGACTCGTGA